CTCCTTCAAGGATTGGGGCCACCAAGCACTGATACCCTTTGTTGGAGGCTCTATAATAGAATTTATCCTCAAAGACATTGCATACGCATCGAAGCAGTCAGGGATTAAAACCAGTATAACCTTGATTTCTCAAAGAGAGAAAGAGGACAAGTTTAGAGAGGTTTCAGAAAAAATTGAAACTATTTTGAATGACTTAGATTCAACGCAGGATAAATCAACTAAAATAGAAGTGAAGTCGAGTGCAAAGTACAGGTATATTCAGGACTTGGTAAGGATACTGGTTAACGTCATTGAAGAGTACAGTAAAGAAAAGGAACATCAAGAAAACTATCCTGTGTATATGGTTCATTATCCTTCAGTGGTACTTCAGAATGAGATTTACATAGAATTTTTAAAGTTGATTGAGGAACTCAATACCGAAGAGCCATCAGTTCTCTTGGTGCTCTTTCCAATTATGGAAGAAATGACAAATGGGAGAGATGTATTGTTTAGTGATGAGATTAAAGTTAAAGATATTGTGCCAAGGACAAACATTCAGGTAGGTTCCAGTTTAAGCGTCAAGAAAGGTACAAAAAAAGACTATGTTCTCTTTGACTATAACGGCGGTTCTTACACTGCTGAAATGATCGGAGTCTTCGCATTTAACAAGAGGTTTCTTGAAATGTTAGAGAAAGGAGGCAATATCAACCTTACGAGTGAGAACAGGTTCCAGGACATACTAAAATATCTCCACGCAACTCATGACGTTAAAATCCTTGCTCTCGCAATAGGCTCGGGACGATTTGTCTCCCTTAAGTATCCATGGCAAATTCTGAGAGGCTTTGATTTTATAAGTCGCTTTTTGCTCTATAGATTGATCAAAGAAGGCAGTTCAGAGTACATTAGCTTGATTCTAAAAGATTCTCCCGAAGAAATCTGGAAGGGAGTATGTGTGACAGAAAGAAGAACGAGCAGGCCGAGCAATATAGAGTTTAAGGACTTGGACTTTAAAAAACTTGGACCAAAAAAGAACTTAGAGCGGCCAAGATACGGCTATGCATTTGAAGATTATCCACTTGAAGAGGAGACTGATCCAGTGGAGAGATATCTATCCGAAAACGGATATTCTGGGGTTGTTTTTATTAAGCTACCCACTACCGATAAAAAATCCCCTGCTGAAGTACTTCACACCATCGCTGAAGATCCAAATACTACCCTCATCAAGGGCATAATCTTCATGGAACCCTCAAAGACCAAAATAAGTGCTGGAGCTCATGTGAGATCATCCTACATAGGAGAGGGAAGTAAGATCCTTGGACAGGCCATAGTGGACCACTCAATAATTGGAAAAAACACTGTCCTTTACCCTAATTCAGTCATTCCCTATGCAATTGTTGGTAACAGCGTTGTTATAGGCGGTCAGGTAACGTTTGCAAGGGAGAAGGCAAGGATGATAGGTGAAACTGTCAAGAGGCCTCCGATGTTCTATACCGGGAAAGAGATCATTCGTTATGAAGGACGTTTTAGCACATTGGTAGGGGATAGGACAAAGATCATGATGGGAGTTGACATTAGTCCAGGATGCAGAATTGGATACGAATGTGAGATATTCCCCAACATAAGCGTAATATATAACGTCCCACCCCGTACAAGAGTAAGATACGAGGGAATATTTGAGAGGGGGAGGGCGGAGTCATGATGCCTCAACAGGTTGAAAAATTTTGGGAATTATCGACGAGAATTTATGAAAACAAGTACATCAAAAATACAAAGTTCGGCAAACTAATGGGTGATATATCTAAGAAATCTAAGAACCTTTTCATAAACCCCACCTTCGCTTTCCCACTTTTAAACCTCTACCTGCTGGCAATCTCGTATCCCAACAAAGACGTAAATTGGGCCGTTAGGGAGACTCTAAGAACTTATGGAAGGGCCATAAGGGACATGATTATGAACAGCTGGGAAATAACTGAGCTCAAGAAACTCGATAAGAAACTTACAGACTTGGCCAATGACCTATACAAGATGAATGCTCACTCAGTGCTCTTCCCCATTCATGTTGATAACGATGCAGATCGAGCCAAGACGTATGAATTAATAGGGCTTGTGTTTACAAGTATATTGCCTGAGGAAGAAAACAAAAACATAGAACTCCTGAAAGAGGCGACTAAACACGAGAGGTACGCTGGAATAGCTGATATAAACATTGTTGCAAATATATCACGGGAAATCTTTGGAGCTTACGATAAAAATGATAAAAATAACGCTAAAAAATGTATTGACATGTTGAGGTCTAAGAATCTGGAGAGCACCATAACCTCATTCGAGACTCAGGACAATGAGCGGATTGAGGTAACGCCCTTGGACTTGATAGTGCTGACATTCAACGATATGCTGAACACCAATGTAGACACTTCTTTCAAGTTCATAAACAAGAGGTTACTGGCAAATCACACCCTCAGGCAGATGATTTATTCCCTCTACGCAAGATTCTTCCTTGATTTTATCCTGGAGTTTGGGCCGAGGGATATCTCAAGAGTTCTGGGATTCCGGATTGAAATGTACTTGTTAGACGACGTCAAAGAAGCATTTAAGGGACTAAGTGGAAACCTTAGGATAGCGGACGACGTTATAGCTTGGCAGGGTGAGGCGGGGAGCCAATACGAGTACGTCCTGAAAATATTAAACGTAGGCGTTAAAGGCGAGGAAATATTTGATCTGTGGCTTGAGATAAGGAGAGACATCGGAATAGCTGGCATGGACTCCCTGATCTTTATCCCAATGTACCCCGAGCAGAACCTTTACGGAGCGTGGGAAAAGTTCAACCTCGACAAAAGGCTGGCGAAAGTTGAACGCCGTGAAAGCGAGGGAAACGTTGTGGTGCTGACGTTGAACCATCTTTATGACCTGCTCAGGGTAATGCTTATCAATGTTGACGACAGACCGGAAGATAGGGCGTTTGAAGTGTTTGAGCAAATTGTAAAAGAAAACCTGCTCTGAGGTGATGGGAATGGAGGGAATGCGCTTTGTTAACAGCTTGAGTTCACTTAGCTTTCGGACCAATGGCTTAATGTCCCACCCTACATTCAGGAGTCCTGCCAGAGGCAAAGTTCAGCCTTCTAAGCTTCCCACATCCAGAGGGAGTAGCAGGGGAATTACTCCAAAACTTGCTTTAGAGGCCATCCATACACAATCTGAAGCTGGCTTTCGTGAAAGAGCACGTTTTAAAACTGATATCTGGACAATCAGGGTTAAACCTCTCGAGATTCCCTTTTACTTTCTCGAGTCAACGACTGAAGTAGATGTACTCGTGGACAAACTCATAGGACTTGACAAAGAAAAGGTAAGGATCAACGGAATTGAGTATGACAAAATGGATGCCATTGAAAGGCTCATGAACCTCAAGGTTCTCCTCAGGCGGGAAGATCTTCTTAGAGCCAGAATCAGAATGATTGCAAAGGCAATAAAGAAAGAAGACTGGGATGATGTCAAGAAACTTTCTACATCACTTAACTTACCAACTGATGTTGAACTATTACTGCTTGCCGCGATAGCGTACGTAGTCACAAATGGAAAACCCCAACGTAAAATTAGAAAAATAGCAGATATCCTTTACTCCCCTAAAAACAGGTCTCTCTTTAAGGTTATAATGATGACATTTGCCCAATATATCCGGACTATTCCTCCAAAAAAGAGGGCTTCCCTAAAAGAATCACTGAACATAAAAGAAAAAATGATAGGAATCGTATGGGATACTATCAAAAAAACATACAACAAGAGAGTTTCCGTAATGGGGATAATGAAATCTTGAATTAATCCTCTTGCCTGGGGGGATACGTATCCCAGAATATGCATATCTAATAATATCGAAGGATCTTATAGAGGCCAATGGCAATAAAGCAACTTTAGTGATTGGACAAGAAAAGGTATTCGTTAATGCCAACTATCAGGGCGATGAAAATTTTGAAAATGAAGTTAGCGGAGTCTTGAAACACGTAAGAACTATCCACTCAATGGTAGGTGGTAATGAGGAAGACTTTAAATTCACAGTCTTGAAGAATGTGTCCTCGGATCAAGAGAGCAGAATACGTATGGTTGTAATTAAAATTTTAGAAATTTTGAAAATAGAAGAAGGGATTAATGAAAAATTAGAAAAAGTGGATGATCTATTAAAAAATTATAAAGAACTACTCCTGGATGTATGGCCTCAACTTCTGAGTATTCTTCAAGATTATCGTGATAGTCTTGAAAGATATAAAGAGAAGAAAAAGAAGCTCGAGGAAATACATATAGAGTTATTAGATCCAATAAAACCTGATAAGGAGGCATTCTTGTTAAGAGATTTAGCAGATGGTCTGACTAACTACTTGAAAAAGCTTCATGCCTTTATATCTGATCGAGAAAAAGAAATAAAAAAAGAAATTGAGAAAATTGGATTCTAAACTCTTACTGTGATGCCCCATGGCCCTCCTGCAAGAACATCCAGAACTGTGGGTTCGAGTTGAGGAGTACAAAAGGCTCAAGGACGAGCTCGAAGTTAAATTGAGGCTTCTTCAAGAGATAAACCTGTCCCTTCTTGATCCCTTTCTATCCCCAAGGGAAAAAATACAGCTCCGCAATATGAGGTCCAGAACGGTTCATTACATCGAAACACTGAAGCAGAGATTAGAGATTCTTCAAGAGGAAATACTCAGAGAGGCCAGCGAAAGAGGAATAGGGAGAAAAGAGGTATTTGATGCTTTGGGGGAAGAGATATTTTATCCTTCAGAGCCAGAAACTGAAGGAGGGGAAAAAATTTCAAATGTACCTAACGCCGTTCCCAGTGTAGCGCTCCCGGCAACTTTTGAGAAACTTGTTGAGGTTTATGAGTTCATTGAATTCATCGGTGAGGGCGGCTTTGCGAGAGTTTACAAGGTAAAGAGAAAGAAGGACGGTAAAGTCGTTGCTCTGAAGATACCCAAGAGCTTAGATCCAGCCACGGGCAAGTCCTTTCTCAAGGAGATAACCAACTGGCTTCACCTGAAGCACCCCAACATCGTTCGCCTTTACGACGCAAACATCCTTCCAATCCCGTTCCTTGAGATGGAGTACTGCGAAAGCTCACTGGCGGAACTTAGAAAGCCACTGCCGGTTGAGGAGGCCTCGCTGATGGTCTTCAACATTGCAGAGGGGTTGAAGTATGCGCACTCCAAGGGCATAGTCCACCGCGATTTAAAACCTTCAAATATACTCATAAAGGAAGGAATTCCGAAGATTTCTGACTGGGGTTTGAGCAAAGTCCTTGAGGAGAGCATGAGCACCACCACTACGGCAAGCTTTACCCCATTCTATGCGGCTCCAGAGCAGATTGACAAAAAGTACGGGAAAACTGACAAGAGAACTGACATCTGGCAGCTGGGAGTGATATTCTACGAGCTTGTGACTGGAAAGCTACCTTTTGACGGTGATAGCTTACTCGAAGTGATCTCGAAGATAGTGAATGACAGGCCTGTTCTGCCAGGCGAGATCAATCCAGAGGTAAAGAGGGTTGAGCCGATTATCATGAGGATGCTCGCCCAGAGGAAGGAGGAGCGCTACCAGTCGGTTGATGAACTCCAGAAAGACCTTGCAAGGGTTCTCAACATGACCTACTCTGAAAGCCTGAGGGAGAGCAAGACTCTGGGCGATGTGAGGGGGATAACCTACTACCTGACGGAGCTCCTCCTCATCAACCTCAAGACCAACAATCCCGCCGAGGCTTACAAATACGCGAGCGATTTGGCTTTTTATGTCAATGGTGACATGAGAAAGGCGATAGAGAAACTTGCCGAACAGCTGAAGCTCCGCCTTGAAGAAGGCCTCAAGATACCACCCGAACTCATAGAAAAAGCCGAGATAATAGTGCACAAGATAAGGGTAGGACTTGGGGCTTAACCTCTTCATCTAACTCTTTTATCGATTGCCGTGTCGCTTCGTGAGGTTTATTAGGCCTGGGGGCAAATCACATAACGGTGAGAGCATGGAAGAGGTTGACAGGCTCGTGTTCAACTTTCCCCTCTTCAAAGATTACCCGGAAAAGGAGCGGTTCATCAAGGTCGTTGGGCTTCTGGTAAGCCACCAGATAACGTTTGAGAAAGCTGCCGAGCTTCTGGACATGAGGCTCGAAGAGC
This portion of the Thermococcus sp. genome encodes:
- a CDS encoding serine/threonine-protein kinase; protein product: MALLQEHPELWVRVEEYKRLKDELEVKLRLLQEINLSLLDPFLSPREKIQLRNMRSRTVHYIETLKQRLEILQEEILREASERGIGRKEVFDALGEEIFYPSEPETEGGEKISNVPNAVPSVALPATFEKLVEVYEFIEFIGEGGFARVYKVKRKKDGKVVALKIPKSLDPATGKSFLKEITNWLHLKHPNIVRLYDANILPIPFLEMEYCESSLAELRKPLPVEEASLMVFNIAEGLKYAHSKGIVHRDLKPSNILIKEGIPKISDWGLSKVLEESMSTTTTASFTPFYAAPEQIDKKYGKTDKRTDIWQLGVIFYELVTGKLPFDGDSLLEVISKIVNDRPVLPGEINPEVKRVEPIIMRMLAQRKEERYQSVDELQKDLARVLNMTYSESLRESKTLGDVRGITYYLTELLLINLKTNNPAEAYKYASDLAFYVNGDMRKAIEKLAEQLKLRLEEGLKIPPELIEKAEIIVHKIRVGLGA